A single Triticum dicoccoides isolate Atlit2015 ecotype Zavitan chromosome 2A, WEW_v2.0, whole genome shotgun sequence DNA region contains:
- the LOC119357879 gene encoding protein FAR1-RELATED SEQUENCE 5-like yields the protein MEYLKNKQVEDPSFFYAVQLNKEDGTLANFFWADGQSIMDYSSFGDVISFDTTFSTNKFEMPFAPLLGVNHHKQTIVFGAAIIFDETADSFVWLFSTFLQAMSGKEPKMIFTDQCVASMNAIAEVFPSASHRLCLWHLYQNAVKHLSHVIADHPEFLSELKQCVYEERSVAHFESRWHDLLVKYSLEDNSWINNMFKFREKWATVYRRDSFSADMTSTQRSEGMNNAFKTTFNGKLSLSELLEKYDKCVARLRREEKYEDFQSRHTDPVLCIARHPLLKEAAASYTRSLYTYFEEEFQRQFTWSCTLLCNESTINTYKVKSFYREDGEAIVDFNPTTLEISCSCKLYGCVGILCKHAHKVYNFCNIVTLPSQYIMNRWTKYAKQDIFNSKVGVNDNAELQCAQISRKMLSLALKCKPSKEVLRHLDNGIDKLASEVCELLSKVSVDENEETRCYAEFTADVDKARVSFRAPKRKKGPMEKRSKDALEAPKKGKDKATSKKGRSKAASKKGVIGT from the exons ATGGAGTATTTAAAGAACAAACAAGTGGAAGATCCATCATTTTTCTATGCTGTGCAACTTAATAAAGAGGATGGTACACTAGCAAATTTCTTTTGGGCTGATGGACAATCAATAATGGATTATTCTTCATTTGGAGATGTTATTTCTTTTGACACCACATTCTCCACCAATAAGTTTGAAATGCCATTTGCTCCTCTGCTTGGTGTTAACCATCACAAGCAGACTATTGTTTTCGGTGCTGCAATAATATTTGATGAAACTGCCGACTCGTTTGTGTGGCTTTTCAGCACCTTCCTACAAGCAATGTCCGGTAAGGAGCCAAAAATGATTTTCACTGATCAGTGTGTTGCAAGTATGAATGCAATTGCAGAGGTATTCCCGAGCGCAAGCCATCGCCTTTGTCTATGGCATCTATATCAAAATGCCGTTAAACATCTGAGTCATGTTATTGCTGACCATCCGGAATTTCTTTCTGAACTCAAGCAGTGTGTATATGAAGAAAGGTCAGTTGCACATTTTGAATCAAGATGGCATGATTTATTGGTTAAATACAGCCTTGAGGATAATTCTTGGATTAACAATATGTTCAAATTTCGTGAGAAGTGGGCAACCGTATATAGGCGAGATTCATTTAGTGCAGACATGACATCGACCCAGAGGAGTGAAGGGATGAACAATGCCTTCAAAACAACATTCAATGGAAAACTCTCGCTTTCAGAGTTGCTAGAAAAATATGACAAGTGTGTCGCACGTCTTCGACGCGAAGAAAAATATGAAGATTTTCAATCGCGCCATACAGACCCAGTGCTTTGCATAGCTAGACATCCTTTGTTGAAGGAGGCAGCTGCATCATACACGAGGTCACTCTATACTTATTTTGAAGAGGAATTTCAGAGGCAGTTTACTTGGTCATGCACTCTGTTGTGTAATGAAAGCACAATCAACACGTACAAAGTTAAATCCTTTTATCGAGAGGATGGTGAAGCCATTGTCGATTTTAACCCAACAACTTTGGAGATATCTTGTTCTTGCAAGTTGTATGGATGTGTGG GTATTTTGTGCAAGCATGCTCATAAAGTTTACAATTTTTGTAATATTGTCACATTGCCAAGCCAATACATAATGAATAGATGGACAAAGTACGCAAAACAAGATATCTTCAATTCTAAAGTAGGGGTTAATGATAATGCAGAATTGCAGTGTGCCCAAATTTCTCGAAAGATGCTATCGCTTGCATTGAAGTGTAAACCCTCGAAGGAGGTTCTTCGACACCTAGACAATGGTATTGATAAGTTGGCTTCTGAAGTATGTGAGTTGCTAAGCAAAGTAAGTGTGGATGAAAATGAGGAGACAAGATGTTATGCTGAATTTACCGCAGATGTTGATAAAGCACGGGTATCATTTCGAGCCCCTAAACGGAAAAAAGGCCCAATGGAGAAACGGTCAAAAGATGCACTGGAAgcaccaaagaaaggaaaagataaGGCTACATCAAAGAAAGGAAGAAGTAAGGCTGCATCAAAGAAAG GGGTCATTGGAACTTAG